Proteins encoded in a region of the Stieleria neptunia genome:
- a CDS encoding ABC transporter permease, with the protein MIWTIMQLSLRRLLHNRVELLLTFVVPIAFFSVFALIFGNGIGSGTTPKVKVVIVDEIQSPDSTAIVESLRNSAGLRLMNDDSQDGALDLDAASDMVRHGGVTIAIVLKSGDGDAIRSDLLADASDQVAGQVVSALVGRELVIAKTRQAARARRTMVRRPRLGDAAAPPDQPAGRDAAAQADTWDPSELVQIVDVIGEDKANPVVSMYAAGIAVMFLLFGATGGGGVLLEERENTTLDRLLSTELTMDQLLLGKWFYLTALGFVQVCVMFVWGQFVFGIDLRGHLDGFVMMTLVTSSAAAAFGLFLATLCKTRGQLNGLSVILILTMSALGGSMVPRYVMSERMRELGLWTFNAWALDGYDKVFWRDLPPDALLPQLAVLMIAAVGFLLVARALAIRWEFD; encoded by the coding sequence GTGATTTGGACGATCATGCAACTCAGTCTTCGGCGGCTGCTGCACAATCGGGTCGAACTTCTGTTGACGTTCGTGGTCCCGATTGCGTTCTTCAGCGTGTTCGCGTTGATCTTCGGAAACGGGATCGGCAGCGGCACCACGCCGAAGGTGAAAGTCGTGATTGTCGACGAGATTCAATCGCCCGACAGCACCGCAATCGTCGAATCGTTACGGAACAGTGCCGGCCTGCGTTTGATGAACGATGATTCGCAAGACGGTGCGTTGGACTTGGATGCCGCCTCGGACATGGTCCGACATGGCGGCGTGACGATCGCCATCGTGCTCAAGTCGGGGGACGGCGACGCGATCCGATCGGATTTGCTTGCCGACGCGTCCGATCAGGTGGCCGGACAGGTCGTGTCGGCGTTGGTGGGACGAGAATTGGTGATCGCCAAAACGCGTCAAGCGGCCAGGGCGCGACGGACGATGGTACGGCGCCCGCGACTCGGCGATGCTGCGGCGCCGCCCGATCAACCCGCCGGGCGGGATGCTGCCGCCCAAGCGGATACGTGGGACCCGTCCGAACTGGTGCAAATCGTGGACGTCATCGGCGAGGACAAGGCGAACCCGGTGGTCAGCATGTATGCCGCCGGAATCGCGGTGATGTTCTTGTTGTTCGGTGCCACCGGTGGCGGTGGGGTTCTGCTGGAGGAACGCGAGAACACGACGTTGGATCGATTGTTGTCGACTGAATTAACGATGGATCAACTATTATTGGGCAAATGGTTCTACCTGACCGCGCTGGGGTTCGTGCAGGTTTGTGTGATGTTCGTCTGGGGACAGTTTGTTTTCGGGATCGACTTGCGGGGGCATCTGGACGGTTTTGTGATGATGACCCTGGTGACCAGCTCGGCCGCCGCCGCGTTCGGTCTGTTCCTGGCCACCCTTTGCAAGACCCGGGGGCAGCTCAATGGGCTGTCGGTGATTTTGATTTTGACCATGAGCGCGCTCGGTGGGTCGATGGTTCCCCGGTATGTGATGAGCGAACGGATGCGAGAATTGGGGCTGTGGACCTTCAACGCGTGGGCTCTGGATGGCTACGACAAAGTTTTTTGGCGTGATCTGCCTCCCGATGCGCTGCTGCCACAGCTAGCCGTGTTGATGATTGCCGCGGTAGGGTTTCTACTTGTCGCTCGGGCGCTCGCGATACGATGGGAATTCGATTGA
- a CDS encoding ABC transporter ATP-binding protein: MIHAESPALEIVNLRKKYGRLEALRGVEFELSRGECLAFLGPNGAGKTTLIRALAGRTRPTAGTIKVFGHPIDSIGARQALGLVPQDLALYGDLTTRENLVAFGKFHGVPRRELKKRIDWALQWTGLADRAKDLVGGFSGGMKRRVNLACGVLHRPKIILLDEPTVGVDPQSRERIFTMLDQLNDEGASILLTTHHLDEAEQRSDRIVILDQGRVIADGTIDELVLSTVGHSRLVRVRVDRPLTAPVAVPLTVPGNGEQRRTYHVGQAGRELIETRIDDVTVHLGPFLQAVQNNGYQVSDMEVQAPSLHHVFLHLTGNELRD; this comes from the coding sequence GTGATCCACGCCGAATCTCCCGCCCTGGAAATCGTCAATCTGCGCAAAAAATATGGGCGTTTGGAGGCGTTGCGTGGCGTGGAGTTTGAGCTCAGCCGTGGCGAATGCCTGGCCTTTCTCGGGCCCAACGGCGCCGGCAAAACGACGCTGATCCGAGCGTTGGCCGGACGAACGCGCCCGACCGCAGGGACGATCAAGGTGTTCGGTCACCCGATCGATTCGATTGGAGCCCGCCAGGCACTGGGGTTGGTTCCACAAGATCTGGCACTTTACGGGGACCTGACGACGCGTGAGAACCTGGTGGCGTTTGGCAAGTTTCACGGCGTGCCGCGTCGCGAGCTGAAAAAGCGAATCGACTGGGCGCTGCAGTGGACGGGATTGGCCGACCGCGCCAAGGATCTCGTGGGTGGGTTTTCCGGCGGCATGAAACGCCGCGTCAACTTAGCCTGCGGCGTGTTGCACCGGCCCAAGATCATCCTGTTGGACGAGCCCACCGTGGGCGTCGATCCACAAAGTCGCGAACGGATCTTTACGATGCTGGATCAATTGAATGACGAAGGGGCGTCGATTCTGTTGACGACGCACCATCTGGACGAAGCGGAACAACGAAGCGATCGAATCGTGATCTTGGATCAAGGCCGTGTGATCGCCGATGGGACGATCGATGAATTGGTGCTCAGCACCGTCGGGCATTCGCGGTTGGTCCGGGTGCGGGTAGATCGACCGCTGACCGCGCCGGTGGCGGTACCGCTGACGGTGCCCGGTAACGGCGAGCAACGTCGCACCTATCACGTCGGCCAGGCCGGTCGCGAATTGATTGAAACACGGATCGACGATGTGACGGTCCATTTAGGGCCGTTTTTACAGGCGGTGCAAAACAACGGTTATCAGGTGTCTGACATGGAGGTGCAGGCGCCTTCGTTGCACCATGTGTTCCTGCATCTGACCGGCAACGAACTGAGGGATTAG
- the rsgA gene encoding ribosome small subunit-dependent GTPase A: MAKKKRKSNQSRVSFRKRHQGRVRDSDLTRQFHVGDTESLADAIKNERVSGKGDLTRKRTVVGVQASAPASADDPQSHDSMLIGGRVLRAHGLRNTILADDGRTFECSIRQVLKSLSIDGRGTVVAGDRIQFRAESETTGMIEFVAPRHGIISRQSRGQQHIIAANVDHLLIVTSAAEPTIKPALIDRFLLSAEQCGLNPVVIINKCDLVDPAALQPILGVYASLGYRVLLTSADRGTNIDYLKELLKGKQTALSGQSGVGKSSLLNAVEPGLGLAVSEVSKDNQKGRHTTTTSTLIPLHGENAGWVFDTPGIRQFQLWDITAEEVAGLMPDLRPHVGDCRYANCLHLSEDDCAVKDAVADGRIDARRYDSYCHLLEDDLLL; this comes from the coding sequence ATGGCCAAAAAGAAACGAAAATCCAACCAGTCACGCGTCAGCTTTCGCAAGCGGCATCAGGGACGGGTGCGCGACAGCGACTTGACGCGACAGTTCCATGTCGGCGATACCGAATCGCTCGCCGATGCGATCAAAAACGAACGGGTCAGCGGAAAAGGCGACTTGACGCGCAAACGCACGGTCGTTGGCGTCCAGGCCAGTGCACCGGCGTCCGCGGATGATCCCCAGTCGCACGACTCGATGCTGATCGGCGGCCGCGTGCTCCGCGCCCACGGTCTCCGCAACACGATTCTGGCCGACGACGGGCGGACGTTTGAATGTTCGATTCGCCAAGTCCTCAAATCGCTCAGCATCGACGGTCGCGGAACCGTCGTCGCGGGCGACCGAATTCAGTTTCGTGCCGAATCGGAGACGACGGGCATGATCGAATTCGTCGCGCCACGTCACGGGATCATCAGCCGACAGAGTCGCGGCCAGCAACACATCATCGCCGCCAACGTGGACCACCTGTTGATCGTGACCAGCGCCGCCGAGCCGACGATCAAACCCGCCCTGATCGACCGATTCCTGCTGTCGGCCGAACAATGTGGTTTGAACCCGGTGGTGATCATCAATAAATGTGACCTCGTCGACCCCGCGGCGCTGCAGCCGATCCTGGGCGTGTACGCTTCGCTCGGCTATCGCGTCTTGTTGACCAGCGCCGATCGGGGAACCAACATCGATTACCTGAAAGAGCTTCTCAAGGGCAAACAGACGGCGCTGTCGGGACAAAGCGGCGTCGGCAAAAGCAGCCTGCTCAACGCCGTCGAGCCCGGGTTGGGGCTGGCCGTTTCGGAGGTCAGCAAAGACAACCAAAAAGGTCGGCACACGACGACCACCTCCACCCTGATACCGCTGCACGGCGAAAATGCCGGCTGGGTGTTCGACACGCCGGGCATTCGCCAATTTCAATTGTGGGACATCACCGCCGAAGAAGTCGCCGGGTTGATGCCCGACCTGCGGCCCCATGTCGGTGACTGTCGCTACGCCAACTGCCTGCACCTGAGCGAAGACGACTGCGCCGTCAAAGACGCCGTCGCCGACGGCCGCATCGACGCCCGACGCTATGATTCGTATTGCCACCTGCTCGAAGACGACTTGCTGCTGTAA
- a CDS encoding sugar phosphate isomerase/epimerase family protein: MAELNLAIRIDSLGLPLKRALDVAAQLGMRSVELNARSEIHPESLSETGLRHLRKLLDERNLSVASLRFQTRRGYDNPQDLQRRIEATKAAMALAYKLKSRTVINSIGFIPDDENDPRYESLQAVLSDLGRYGAKVGACLAAETGAESGQSLADLLDKDEEGFVAVALNPGQLIVNRHSVSEAVKALKDRIQVVCATDGVLDLAAGRGLHVPIGEGTADFPQVFATLEDVGFRGPCIVGRGDSSLAELQQGVEYLGNLGM, translated from the coding sequence ATGGCTGAACTGAACCTTGCGATCCGCATCGATTCGCTTGGATTGCCCCTGAAACGTGCGCTTGATGTCGCCGCCCAATTGGGCATGCGATCGGTGGAACTGAATGCCCGCAGCGAGATTCATCCCGAATCGCTCTCCGAAACCGGCCTGCGGCATCTGAGAAAACTGCTGGACGAACGCAACCTCTCGGTCGCCAGTTTGCGGTTCCAAACGCGACGGGGTTACGACAATCCCCAGGACCTTCAACGCCGAATCGAAGCGACCAAGGCGGCGATGGCTCTGGCGTACAAACTCAAGTCTCGCACGGTGATCAATTCGATCGGGTTCATCCCCGACGACGAGAACGATCCCCGCTATGAATCGTTGCAGGCGGTGCTCAGCGATCTGGGACGGTACGGCGCCAAGGTGGGCGCCTGCCTGGCCGCGGAGACCGGTGCGGAATCCGGCCAAAGCCTTGCCGACTTGCTCGACAAGGACGAAGAGGGATTCGTCGCGGTTGCGCTCAATCCGGGCCAGTTGATCGTCAACCGGCACAGTGTCTCCGAAGCGGTCAAGGCGCTGAAGGATCGAATCCAAGTCGTGTGCGCCACCGACGGCGTGCTCGACCTGGCCGCCGGACGGGGGCTGCATGTGCCGATCGGCGAAGGCACCGCGGATTTCCCGCAAGTCTTTGCCACGCTGGAAGACGTCGGGTTTCGCGGACCGTGCATCGTCGGGCGTGGGGACTCGTCGCTGGCGGAATTGCAACAAGGCGTGGAGTACTTGGGGAATCTGGGGATGTAG
- a CDS encoding NAD(P)-dependent oxidoreductase — protein MTAIEPGKTRIGWIGTGVMGHSMCGHLIDAGYQATVYNRSPEKTQGLVDKGATAVDSPRAVAENSDVVFTIVGFPSDVRQVMLGEGGVLEGSREGMVLVDMTTSDPSLAIEIAEAAKAIGVQAIDAPVSGGDLGARNAALSIMIGGDAETVRRIDPLFQLMGKTIVYQGGPGSGQHTKMVNQTLIASGMIAICEGLLYAHKVGLDIPTVLKSVSSGAAGSWSLSNLAPRMINGDFDPGFFVEHFLKDMKIALDEASKRNLALPGLALGYQLYHAVAAQGHRRDGTQSLILALAKLNGFDWKNENR, from the coding sequence ATGACAGCTATTGAACCCGGCAAAACAAGGATCGGTTGGATCGGCACCGGAGTGATGGGGCACAGCATGTGCGGCCACCTGATCGACGCGGGATACCAGGCGACGGTTTACAATCGTTCTCCGGAGAAAACGCAAGGCTTGGTCGACAAAGGCGCCACGGCCGTCGATTCACCTCGAGCGGTCGCCGAAAACAGCGACGTCGTGTTCACCATCGTGGGTTTTCCCAGCGACGTGCGGCAGGTGATGCTCGGCGAGGGTGGGGTGTTGGAGGGTTCACGCGAGGGGATGGTGTTAGTCGACATGACGACCAGCGATCCGAGCTTGGCGATCGAAATCGCAGAGGCGGCCAAGGCGATCGGGGTTCAGGCGATCGATGCCCCCGTCAGCGGTGGTGATCTGGGAGCCCGCAACGCGGCGCTTTCGATCATGATCGGCGGAGATGCCGAGACGGTCCGGCGGATCGACCCGCTGTTTCAATTGATGGGCAAGACCATCGTCTACCAAGGCGGACCCGGGTCGGGCCAGCACACCAAAATGGTCAATCAAACCCTGATCGCCAGCGGCATGATTGCGATCTGCGAAGGTCTGCTCTACGCCCACAAAGTCGGATTGGACATTCCGACGGTGCTCAAAAGCGTCTCTTCCGGCGCCGCGGGAAGCTGGTCGCTGTCCAATTTGGCGCCGCGAATGATCAACGGTGATTTTGATCCGGGATTCTTCGTCGAGCATTTTTTGAAGGACATGAAAATCGCTCTCGATGAAGCGTCCAAGCGAAATCTCGCCCTGCCCGGTCTGGCGCTCGGCTACCAGCTCTATCATGCCGTCGCTGCGCAAGGGCATCGCCGCGACGGGACTCAGTCGTTGATCCTGGCGCTGGCCAAGCTGAACGGTTTTGATTGGAAAAACGAAAACCGCTAA
- a CDS encoding NADPH:quinone reductase — protein MKAAYITQTGTPDVIRFGDLEPPTAGPGQILIRNHAVSVNPIDTYVRSGLVAFELPQPFIPGCDAAGVVESVGDGVEAHSVGDRVWCTNQGLLGRQGTFAEQIAVDAPWCFALPDSVDFATAAANALVGVTAHLGLFRSAAIEPGETVFVIGGTGGVGAMVVQLAKAAGASVITTAGSDAKCERARELGADHVINYSTQSIAEGVKAIAPKGVNLFWETRRMPDFDEAIDLMAPRGRMVLMAGRDSRPEFPVGPFYVKECSLHGFAMFKATPLEMRRCAEDMNRWMASGKLKANIAQTLPLSEAAEAHRMQEAENVGGKIVLTV, from the coding sequence ATGAAAGCTGCGTACATCACACAGACCGGCACACCGGACGTCATCCGATTTGGTGACCTGGAGCCGCCGACGGCGGGGCCCGGACAAATCCTGATTCGCAACCACGCCGTCTCGGTCAATCCGATCGATACCTATGTGCGTAGCGGTCTGGTGGCGTTCGAGCTGCCCCAACCCTTCATCCCCGGCTGTGACGCCGCGGGCGTCGTCGAATCGGTCGGCGACGGTGTGGAAGCGCATTCGGTCGGAGATCGCGTTTGGTGCACCAATCAAGGGCTGTTGGGCCGGCAGGGCACCTTTGCCGAGCAGATCGCGGTCGATGCCCCGTGGTGCTTTGCGCTGCCCGACTCGGTCGACTTCGCGACCGCGGCCGCCAATGCGTTGGTGGGCGTGACGGCGCACTTGGGGTTGTTCCGCAGTGCCGCGATCGAGCCGGGCGAGACCGTGTTCGTCATCGGCGGCACCGGTGGCGTGGGCGCGATGGTGGTGCAACTGGCCAAGGCGGCAGGCGCGTCGGTGATCACGACGGCCGGCTCGGACGCCAAATGTGAACGCGCTCGGGAGTTGGGCGCCGACCACGTGATCAATTATTCGACGCAATCGATCGCCGAAGGGGTCAAGGCGATCGCGCCCAAGGGGGTGAATTTATTTTGGGAGACGCGCCGGATGCCGGACTTCGACGAAGCGATCGACTTGATGGCTCCGCGAGGACGCATGGTGTTGATGGCCGGTCGCGATTCCAGGCCCGAATTTCCCGTCGGTCCGTTCTACGTCAAAGAGTGCTCGTTGCACGGGTTTGCGATGTTCAAGGCGACACCGCTGGAAATGCGCCGTTGTGCCGAAGACATGAATCGCTGGATGGCGAGCGGTAAACTGAAAGCGAACATCGCCCAGACGCTTCCGCTTTCCGAAGCCGCCGAGGCGCATCGTATGCAAGAAGCCGAGAACGTCGGCGGCAAGATCGTCCTGACCGTCTGA
- the acs gene encoding acetate--CoA ligase: MSESSSGQIDHVLDESRLFPPPAEFTEKAVIRTTEQYDELYARARDDRDGFWRQEALEHLHWFEPFDETCKWDSPHAEWFVGGKTNASYNCLDRNIELGLGDRPAIIWEGEPGDTRTLTYSELKTEVCKCAAALRELGIQSGDIISIYMPMTPELAIAMLACARIGAIHSVIFAGFSAESIADRNQDAQAKMVITSDGLYRRGKVLPLKETVDEALEKSPSVQTCLVLKRAGNEVVMREGRDVWWHDVVDKQTGDLPAEPMDSEASLFILYTSGSTGKPKGIRHTTAGYNLWAKRTFQWVFDHRDDDIYWCTADCGWITGHSYIVYGPLAAGASCLMYEGAPNYPAEDRFWELVEKYKVTILYTAPTAIRAFIKWGDQHVEKHDLSSLRLLGTVGEGINPEAWMWYHKKIGGEKCPIVDTWWQTETGGIMMSPLPGITATKPGSCTKPLPGVVPVILDENGQSVDEEHGGKLCIEQPWPGMLRGIWGDDERFVSTYWATFKGEYLTGDNARRDKDGYYWIMGRIDDVINVSGHRLSTIEVESALVSHPSVAEAAVVGRPDDLKGEAIAAFVTVTDPNPGEELRQELRNHVRKQIGALAQPDDIRFAASVPKTRSGKIMRRLLRDIAAGREAAGDTSTLEDFTVLAQLREEE, translated from the coding sequence ATGTCTGAATCTTCTTCTGGCCAAATCGACCACGTTCTCGACGAAAGCCGTCTGTTTCCCCCGCCTGCTGAATTCACGGAAAAAGCGGTGATTCGCACGACGGAACAATATGACGAACTGTACGCGCGGGCGCGCGATGATCGCGACGGATTTTGGCGTCAAGAAGCCCTCGAGCACCTGCATTGGTTCGAGCCGTTCGACGAGACCTGCAAGTGGGATTCGCCCCACGCCGAATGGTTCGTCGGCGGAAAAACGAACGCCAGTTACAACTGTCTCGATCGCAACATCGAACTCGGATTGGGGGATCGACCGGCCATCATCTGGGAAGGTGAACCGGGCGACACACGCACGCTGACGTACAGCGAACTGAAGACCGAGGTCTGCAAATGTGCAGCGGCGCTTCGCGAGCTGGGGATTCAGTCGGGCGACATCATCAGCATCTACATGCCGATGACGCCCGAATTGGCGATCGCGATGTTGGCCTGTGCCCGAATCGGTGCCATCCACTCGGTCATCTTTGCCGGATTCAGCGCCGAATCGATCGCCGACCGCAATCAGGACGCCCAGGCCAAGATGGTCATCACCTCTGATGGGCTGTACCGACGTGGCAAAGTGTTGCCGCTGAAAGAGACCGTCGACGAGGCGCTCGAAAAGTCGCCCTCGGTGCAAACCTGTCTGGTGTTGAAACGGGCCGGCAACGAAGTCGTGATGCGGGAAGGCCGGGACGTGTGGTGGCACGATGTCGTCGACAAACAGACCGGCGACCTGCCGGCCGAGCCGATGGACAGCGAAGCGTCATTGTTCATCTTGTACACCTCCGGCAGCACCGGAAAACCCAAAGGCATTCGTCACACGACCGCCGGCTACAACCTGTGGGCAAAACGGACGTTCCAATGGGTATTTGACCATCGTGACGACGACATCTATTGGTGCACCGCGGACTGCGGTTGGATCACCGGGCACAGTTACATCGTTTACGGACCGTTGGCCGCGGGCGCAAGTTGTCTGATGTACGAGGGCGCCCCGAACTATCCCGCGGAAGACCGATTTTGGGAGCTGGTCGAAAAGTACAAGGTCACCATTTTGTACACCGCGCCGACGGCGATCCGTGCGTTCATCAAATGGGGGGATCAGCACGTCGAAAAACACGATCTGTCGAGTTTGCGATTGCTGGGCACCGTGGGTGAAGGCATCAATCCCGAAGCTTGGATGTGGTACCACAAAAAGATCGGCGGCGAAAAATGCCCGATCGTCGACACCTGGTGGCAAACCGAAACCGGCGGCATCATGATGAGCCCGTTGCCGGGGATCACGGCGACCAAACCCGGATCGTGCACCAAGCCGCTGCCCGGAGTCGTTCCGGTGATTTTGGATGAGAACGGTCAATCGGTCGACGAGGAACACGGCGGCAAGTTGTGTATCGAACAGCCTTGGCCGGGAATGTTGCGCGGCATTTGGGGGGACGACGAACGGTTTGTGAGTACTTACTGGGCCACGTTCAAAGGGGAATACCTGACCGGCGACAACGCCCGCCGCGACAAGGACGGTTACTACTGGATCATGGGACGCATCGACGACGTGATCAACGTCTCGGGTCACCGCTTGAGCACGATCGAAGTTGAAAGCGCGCTGGTCAGTCACCCCTCGGTCGCCGAAGCCGCCGTCGTCGGCCGCCCCGATGACCTCAAGGGCGAAGCGATCGCCGCCTTCGTCACCGTAACCGACCCGAACCCCGGCGAGGAGCTTCGTCAGGAGCTGCGGAACCATGTGAGAAAGCAGATCGGCGCACTCGCCCAACCGGACGACATTCGTTTCGCCGCATCGGTCCCCAAGACACGGAGCGGAAAGATCATGCGGCGTCTGCTCCGCGACATCGCCGCCGGACGCGAGGCCGCCGGTGACACCAGCACGCTGGAAGATTTCACCGTCCTGGCCCAGCTCCGCGAAGAAGAGTAG